The following proteins are encoded in a genomic region of Prochlorothrix hollandica PCC 9006 = CALU 1027:
- a CDS encoding cob(I)yrinic acid a,c-diamide adenosyltransferase, whose product MARTAIGIRTAQERTERLQGQIHVYDGTGKGKSQAALGVVLRSIGLGIASNQPTRVLLLRFLKGPGRTYDEDAAIAALQQGFPHLIDQVRTGRAEFFGPEAITAFDRREAQRGWDVAKGAISSGLYSVVVLDELNPVLDLGLLPVEEVVSTLRRKPEHLEIIATGRSVAPQLLDIADLHSEMKAHYHVTAQVSGISGIEIYTGDGKGKSTSALGKALQAIGKGISQDKSHRVLILQWLKGGSGYTEDSAIAALQQSYPSLVDHQRSGRDAIVWRGQQQEIDYVEAERAWEMAHTAIASGLYKTIILDELNPTVDLELLPQEPIVQALLRKPLDTQVIITGRCKTIPAYFDLADVHSEMICHKHYAEKGIDLKRGVDF is encoded by the coding sequence ATGGCCAGAACCGCGATCGGCATTCGCACCGCCCAGGAACGCACCGAACGGCTCCAAGGGCAAATCCACGTCTACGACGGCACGGGTAAAGGTAAATCCCAAGCAGCCTTGGGGGTGGTCTTACGCTCCATTGGCTTGGGCATTGCCAGCAACCAACCGACGCGGGTGCTGTTGTTGCGCTTTCTCAAGGGACCCGGTCGCACCTATGACGAAGATGCTGCCATTGCTGCTCTCCAACAGGGGTTTCCCCACCTGATCGACCAAGTGCGCACGGGACGGGCGGAGTTTTTTGGTCCTGAGGCGATTACTGCCTTCGATCGCCGAGAAGCCCAGCGGGGTTGGGATGTGGCCAAAGGAGCCATCTCCTCTGGTCTCTATTCTGTCGTTGTTTTAGACGAGCTAAACCCGGTGTTGGATTTGGGACTGCTACCCGTGGAGGAAGTGGTTTCCACCCTGCGCCGTAAGCCCGAACACCTGGAAATCATCGCCACGGGCCGCAGTGTGGCTCCCCAATTATTGGACATTGCCGATCTGCACTCCGAGATGAAGGCCCACTACCATGTGACGGCTCAGGTTTCCGGAATTTCTGGTATTGAAATTTATACGGGCGACGGCAAAGGTAAATCCACCAGCGCCCTCGGCAAGGCGCTCCAAGCCATTGGCAAAGGCATTAGTCAGGATAAATCCCACCGGGTCTTGATTTTGCAGTGGTTAAAGGGGGGCAGTGGCTACACGGAGGATAGTGCCATTGCGGCGCTGCAACAGAGTTATCCCTCGCTGGTGGACCACCAGCGATCGGGTCGGGATGCCATTGTTTGGCGGGGACAACAGCAGGAGATTGATTATGTGGAGGCAGAACGGGCCTGGGAAATGGCCCACACGGCGATCGCCTCCGGATTGTATAAAACCATTATTCTGGACGAACTGAACCCTACCGTAGACCTGGAACTGTTACCCCAGGAACCCATTGTCCAAGCCCTACTGCGCAAACCCCTAGACACCCAAGTGATTATTACGGGACGCTGTAAAACCATTCCCGCCTATTTTGATTTAGCCGATGTCCACTCAGAAATGATCTGCCACAAACACTATGCAGAAAAAGGCATCGATCTCAAACGGGGCGTGGACTTTTAG
- a CDS encoding glycosyltransferase family 39 protein: protein MRDSGSRSVNTRASEPRASGNRPRVGPALWPDLSLVQGLSLALGLGGLLIFLLSNFSPSLSLTFLGFVSRPLPLVVWMALATVAGSITAVVWQGLFQGASQGAVQVIRPRSQPSPLRSDAAETRRGRTGGSWVRDAQFVEPWDEDEAVLDNWVNGGTPSPSPASEARSSARSSPWQRVVEATAAVVTPGGTSGESSPKARSQPTPNPAPPRTQNNPSQGSTPSDTGNPEDWDDWGDRPNPDNDWADLDREGSASGAPPSVNAANADSLTTDDPDRTPGSTGATEQREDPKVQAPRQASRQASRQAPSQTSSQSSDPTAGSDRPRADRPPADRSSGRSYEAPQPPPTVQRSGSGYSYRYTSSRRGRTQAAEPAPPAAARDRPPSPPAYLNNPQAGQPDAIYDVDYRVIIPPQDSAPPPRKAATAIAVPPPQTPQGDRHAPPMMIGIGTVHRIGSTMAEHDQAVDGINPHSETPLDPTPSPLDPLPVNAPPIDALPVDPPPAPPWPAPSALNPTNPPTNPPTNPPEDHPSPPRGSRGQIWHHWEQYPRRGWGWTSLWIALLTGIAYLWHLGSIGLVDETEPLFAEAARQMLVRQDWVTPYFNEVTRFDKPPLIYWLMALAYQVLGVNEWSVRLPSALAAVGLIALAAYAVRRYGRLPRSTVSGTLSSTWPAVWIATALMAFNGEMIAWGRTGVSDMLLTGCMDGALLCFFMGYGAVAHKAPWYWASYTAIALAVLTKGPVGIVLPGLIIVTFLIYTGQLWAVLQEAFPLKGLAWIALVTVPWFVLVIQANGQAYIDAFFGYHNFERFTHVVNSHSAPWYFYGLVVLVGFAPWSLYLPMALGRLRLWQWRRWQQTPRQDQLGLFAGFWFLGIFGFFTVAVTKLPSYVLPLMPAAAILVALFWQDLGQRSRADRPPLPRSVLVLGILNGLLFLVLGGVFFSAYGWIATTIHDPAMPDFPLALQQSSLLARGGITFGVTGLAIAWGLWQGQGQKLWWINLAGMVVLVLGTLLPTASLMDSHRQLPLRQLAQIIVEEQKPQEAVMMIGFEKPSLVFYTRSPITLTRWYNTSLRYIYGPILSQADPDTFLMVSQPDRLPRLGLQPSDYEILGDAGAYRLVRLPKAFFERHPMRFPTVP from the coding sequence ATGAGAGATTCCGGTTCCCGCTCCGTTAATACTCGCGCCTCTGAACCTCGCGCCTCCGGTAACCGCCCCAGGGTTGGGCCTGCGCTGTGGCCTGATCTATCCCTGGTGCAAGGGCTTAGCCTTGCCCTGGGGTTAGGGGGGCTGTTGATCTTCTTGCTCAGTAATTTTTCCCCGTCCCTGTCCCTCACCTTTCTCGGCTTTGTGTCCCGTCCGTTGCCGTTGGTGGTGTGGATGGCGTTGGCGACAGTGGCGGGATCGATTACGGCGGTGGTGTGGCAGGGGTTGTTTCAGGGAGCTAGCCAAGGGGCGGTGCAGGTGATCCGTCCTCGATCGCAACCCTCACCCTTGCGATCTGATGCCGCCGAGACCCGTCGCGGGCGAACAGGGGGTAGCTGGGTCCGAGATGCCCAATTTGTGGAACCGTGGGATGAGGATGAGGCGGTGTTGGATAACTGGGTTAACGGGGGTACCCCTAGCCCTAGTCCCGCGTCCGAAGCACGATCGTCGGCCCGATCGTCCCCCTGGCAACGGGTCGTGGAAGCGACGGCGGCAGTGGTGACTCCTGGCGGGACTTCTGGGGAGTCAAGCCCCAAGGCCCGATCGCAGCCAACCCCCAACCCAGCCCCTCCTCGGACTCAAAATAATCCAAGCCAGGGGTCAACCCCCAGTGACACCGGGAATCCAGAAGACTGGGACGACTGGGGCGATCGCCCCAACCCCGATAATGATTGGGCTGACCTGGATAGGGAGGGCAGTGCATCCGGTGCCCCCCCCAGCGTCAACGCCGCCAACGCCGATAGCCTGACCACCGATGATCCAGACCGTACCCCTGGATCCACTGGTGCAACGGAACAGCGGGAGGATCCCAAGGTTCAAGCACCGAGACAGGCATCGAGGCAGGCATCGAGGCAGGCACCGAGTCAAACATCAAGTCAGTCATCGGATCCCACAGCAGGCTCCGATCGCCCAAGGGCCGATCGTCCCCCCGCCGATCGCAGTTCCGGGCGCAGTTATGAAGCCCCTCAGCCCCCCCCCACGGTTCAACGCTCTGGGTCGGGTTACTCGTACCGCTACACCTCATCCCGCCGTGGCAGAACCCAGGCCGCCGAGCCAGCACCACCAGCGGCAGCCCGCGATCGCCCCCCCAGTCCCCCCGCCTACCTCAACAACCCCCAAGCCGGACAGCCCGATGCCATTTACGATGTGGACTATCGGGTGATTATTCCCCCCCAGGATTCAGCCCCCCCGCCCCGGAAGGCGGCAACCGCGATCGCCGTCCCCCCACCCCAGACTCCCCAGGGCGATCGTCACGCCCCCCCAATGATGATTGGGATTGGGACGGTTCACAGAATTGGTAGCACTATGGCAGAGCATGATCAAGCAGTGGATGGGATCAACCCCCACAGCGAAACCCCATTGGATCCCACTCCCTCACCCTTAGATCCGCTTCCGGTCAATGCGCCCCCGATTGATGCGCTCCCGGTCGATCCACCACCGGCACCGCCCTGGCCCGCACCGTCAGCCCTGAACCCAACCAACCCCCCAACCAACCCCCCAACCAACCCCCCTGAGGATCACCCGTCACCCCCCAGGGGCAGTAGGGGACAGATCTGGCACCACTGGGAGCAATACCCCCGGCGGGGTTGGGGGTGGACGAGTCTGTGGATCGCCCTCCTCACCGGCATTGCCTATCTCTGGCACCTGGGCAGCATTGGCTTAGTCGATGAAACCGAACCCCTCTTTGCCGAAGCCGCCCGCCAAATGTTGGTGCGCCAAGACTGGGTGACCCCCTACTTTAACGAGGTCACCCGGTTTGATAAGCCCCCCTTGATTTATTGGTTGATGGCCTTGGCCTACCAGGTGTTGGGGGTCAATGAGTGGTCGGTGCGCCTGCCCTCAGCCCTGGCGGCGGTGGGGTTAATTGCTCTGGCGGCCTATGCAGTGCGCCGGTATGGACGCTTGCCGCGATCGACGGTTTCCGGCACCCTCAGCAGCACCTGGCCTGCGGTGTGGATAGCCACGGCCTTGATGGCCTTCAACGGTGAAATGATTGCCTGGGGGCGCACCGGGGTCTCCGATATGTTGCTGACGGGCTGCATGGATGGGGCGCTGTTGTGTTTCTTTATGGGTTATGGAGCCGTTGCGCATAAGGCACCCTGGTACTGGGCATCCTATACCGCCATTGCCTTAGCGGTTTTGACCAAGGGACCCGTGGGTATTGTCTTACCCGGTTTGATCATCGTCACTTTTTTGATCTACACCGGCCAGTTGTGGGCTGTCCTGCAAGAAGCCTTTCCCCTCAAAGGACTAGCCTGGATCGCCCTGGTGACGGTGCCCTGGTTTGTCCTGGTGATTCAAGCCAACGGCCAAGCCTACATCGATGCCTTCTTTGGCTATCACAACTTTGAACGCTTTACCCATGTGGTTAATAGCCACTCTGCCCCCTGGTATTTTTATGGGTTGGTGGTTCTGGTGGGCTTTGCCCCCTGGTCGTTGTATTTGCCCATGGCGCTGGGGCGGCTGCGGCTGTGGCAATGGCGACGCTGGCAACAGACCCCACGCCAGGACCAGTTGGGGCTATTTGCCGGGTTCTGGTTCCTGGGGATTTTCGGGTTCTTCACCGTTGCCGTAACGAAATTACCCAGCTATGTCCTGCCTTTGATGCCTGCGGCGGCGATTCTGGTGGCCTTATTTTGGCAGGATCTGGGGCAGCGATCGCGGGCCGATCGCCCCCCTCTACCCCGATCGGTTCTGGTGCTGGGGATCCTCAATGGCTTGCTCTTTCTGGTGCTGGGGGGGGTCTTCTTTTCCGCCTATGGCTGGATCGCCACCACCATTCATGACCCGGCCATGCCTGACTTTCCCCTAGCCCTCCAGCAGTCCAGTCTATTGGCCCGGGGCGGGATTACCTTTGGGGTCACAGGGTTAGCCATTGCCTGGGGGCTATGGCAGGGCCAGGGCCAAAAACTCTGGTGGATTAATCTGGCGGGAATGGTGGTGTTGGTTCTCGGGACCCTGTTACCGACGGCCAGTCTGATGGATAGCCATCGCCAGTTGCCCCTGCGGCAGTTGGCCCAGATTATTGTCGAGGAACAAAAACCCCAGGAGGCGGTGATGATGATCGGGTTCGAGAAGCCGAGTTTGGTGTTTTATACCCGATCGCCCATTACCTTAACCCGGTGGTATAACACCAGTCTCCGTTATATTTATGGCCCGATTTTGTCCCAGGCCGATCCAGATACGTTTTTAATGGTGTCCCAACCCGATCGCCTGCCCAGGCTAGGGCTACAACCCTCCGATTATGAGATTCTCGGCGATGCCGGTGCCTATCGTTTAGTGCGCCTCCCCAAAGCCTTCTTTGAACGTCACCCCATGCGCTTTCCCACGGTGCCCTAG
- a CDS encoding ABA4-like family protein, with product MDTPLTLDWSQGLDFSTLFDLSNLFVLPFWILMIVVPQRQFSRRILGSLIPFVVLVLLYLYFLSGSLNAETAQALSNPKLADIARFFSDEAAAATGWTHFLVMDLFVGRWIYWEGQRTGIWTRHSIALCLFAGPFGLLSHIVTQWIATAIAARKPEPQSAT from the coding sequence ATGGACACCCCACTCACCTTAGATTGGTCCCAGGGACTGGACTTCTCCACCCTTTTCGATCTCTCCAACCTTTTTGTCTTGCCTTTTTGGATCCTGATGATTGTGGTGCCCCAGCGGCAGTTCAGTCGCCGAATTTTGGGATCCCTGATTCCCTTTGTGGTTCTGGTCTTGCTTTATCTGTACTTTCTCAGCGGTAGCCTCAACGCCGAAACGGCCCAAGCCCTGTCTAATCCGAAGTTGGCGGATATTGCCCGCTTTTTTAGTGATGAAGCCGCTGCCGCCACCGGTTGGACCCACTTTTTAGTCATGGACCTCTTTGTGGGGCGCTGGATCTACTGGGAAGGACAACGCACCGGTATTTGGACGCGCCATTCCATTGCCCTCTGTTTGTTTGCCGGACCCTTTGGCTTGCTCTCCCATATTGTGACCCAGTGGATTGCGACGGCGATCGCGGCCCGGAAACCAGAACCCCAAAGCGCCACCTAA